A portion of the Streptomyces sp. NBC_01335 genome contains these proteins:
- a CDS encoding DUF6188 family protein, whose translation MSTETEPVEHDDRWILNLRGRGVAGITVDHRLTLTLDGCWEVALETPARLSSGPAHTNPGVLLVPETQDVAAALPLFGTKVVSAVAFKTGALRMVFEDGTHLTCPTDAAIEAWRITGPGGWQFVSLPGGDLGVWSAFAANEKPQGRSAVR comes from the coding sequence ATGAGCACCGAAACTGAGCCGGTCGAACACGATGACCGGTGGATCTTGAATCTCCGAGGGCGGGGCGTTGCTGGGATCACTGTCGACCACCGCCTCACGCTGACCCTCGACGGATGTTGGGAGGTCGCACTCGAAACGCCTGCTCGGCTCTCATCCGGGCCGGCCCACACCAATCCCGGCGTGCTTCTGGTGCCGGAGACTCAGGACGTGGCCGCAGCCCTCCCTCTCTTCGGGACGAAGGTCGTCTCGGCGGTCGCCTTCAAGACCGGTGCGCTTCGGATGGTGTTCGAGGACGGCACGCATCTGACGTGTCCAACCGATGCGGCGATCGAGGCGTGGCGGATCACAGGACCTGGAGGATGGCAGTTCGTATCCCTGCCGGGAGGCGACCTCGGCGTCTGGTCCGCCTTCGCGGCAAATGAGAAGCCGCAAGGCCGGTCCGCAGTGCGTTGA
- a CDS encoding ABC transporter ATP-binding protein — MIRLLLHVLGREYAGPLRRTVALMATTAVVEGLSYALLVPVLRELFGTTPGDAWPWLIGFGASVAVYAVLRYLSDLSGFLVAAGMLRGLYHRFGDHLAKLPIGWYGAGRLGEVSVLASRGVLQAMGVIAHLLGPFVSASVTPLTIVAVMLAFNWQLGLAALAAAPVVAAIQIWTGRAMAASDAERTERDHEATGRVIEFLQAQPVLRAGGRTNERFRLLDDALQGVQRASRRATVSSLPGTLGLTLTVQAMFTGLLVLGAYLALGGDIGVAEVLTILVLAARCADPLLSLSETGGKLRGARSVLAGLDAVLRAEPLPEATDPIRPVSHELELESVVFRHGDRTVLDEMSLSVPQGQRLAVVGPSGTGKSTLLQLLARFYDVDAGVVRVGGVDVRSIDPDVLMEQISIVFQNVYLFDGTIEENIRLGRPDAEESEVRAAATAARLDQVIERLPGGWAAHVGEGGALLSGGERQRVSIARALLKNAPIVLLDEVTSALDPVNEAAVHEGIERLMAGRTVVMVAHRMRTVQRADRVVFLEGGRIVEEGSHDELLLRGGRYADFWSISMAAVTGD; from the coding sequence ATGATCCGACTGCTGCTGCACGTGCTGGGGCGCGAGTACGCGGGCCCGCTGCGTCGCACCGTGGCCCTGATGGCGACGACCGCGGTCGTGGAGGGTCTGTCCTACGCCCTGCTCGTCCCCGTCCTGCGGGAACTGTTCGGCACCACCCCCGGCGACGCCTGGCCCTGGCTGATCGGCTTCGGGGCCTCGGTCGCCGTCTACGCGGTGCTGCGCTACCTCAGCGACCTGTCCGGATTCCTGGTCGCGGCCGGGATGTTGCGTGGCCTGTACCACCGGTTCGGCGATCATCTGGCGAAACTGCCGATCGGCTGGTACGGCGCCGGCCGTCTGGGCGAGGTGTCGGTGCTGGCCAGTCGCGGTGTACTCCAGGCGATGGGCGTGATCGCGCATCTGCTGGGCCCGTTCGTCTCGGCATCGGTGACCCCGCTGACGATCGTCGCCGTGATGCTCGCCTTCAACTGGCAGCTGGGGCTGGCCGCGTTGGCCGCCGCACCCGTCGTGGCGGCGATCCAGATCTGGACGGGCCGTGCGATGGCCGCCAGCGACGCGGAGCGCACCGAGCGCGACCATGAGGCCACCGGGCGGGTCATCGAGTTCCTGCAGGCCCAGCCCGTACTGCGGGCCGGCGGTCGGACCAACGAGCGCTTCCGGCTGCTGGACGACGCACTGCAGGGAGTGCAGCGAGCGTCCCGGCGGGCCACCGTGTCGTCACTGCCCGGCACCTTGGGCCTGACGCTCACGGTGCAGGCGATGTTCACCGGACTGCTGGTCCTCGGCGCCTACCTCGCACTCGGAGGAGACATCGGGGTGGCGGAGGTCCTGACGATCCTGGTACTGGCGGCCCGCTGCGCGGATCCACTGCTGTCGCTGTCGGAGACCGGCGGCAAACTCCGCGGCGCACGCTCCGTACTGGCGGGACTCGACGCGGTGTTGCGCGCCGAGCCGCTGCCCGAGGCCACCGACCCGATCCGGCCGGTGAGCCACGAGCTGGAGCTGGAGTCCGTCGTGTTCCGGCACGGAGACCGCACGGTGCTCGACGAGATGTCGCTGTCCGTACCGCAGGGCCAGCGACTTGCCGTCGTCGGACCGTCGGGCACGGGCAAGTCCACCCTGCTCCAACTGCTGGCGCGGTTCTACGACGTCGACGCCGGCGTGGTGCGCGTGGGCGGTGTGGACGTGCGCTCCATCGACCCGGACGTGTTGATGGAGCAGATCTCCATCGTCTTCCAGAACGTGTACCTCTTCGACGGCACGATCGAGGAGAACATCCGTCTCGGCCGCCCCGACGCCGAGGAGTCCGAGGTGCGGGCGGCGGCGACCGCGGCAAGGCTGGACCAGGTGATCGAGCGACTGCCCGGCGGCTGGGCGGCGCATGTCGGTGAGGGCGGCGCACTCCTGTCGGGCGGTGAACGCCAGCGGGTCTCGATCGCGCGAGCCCTGCTGAAGAACGCGCCCATCGTGCTGCTGGACGAGGTGACCTCCGCACTCGACCCGGTGAACGAGGCAGCCGTCCACGAGGGCATCGAGCGCCTGATGGCGGGCCGGACGGTGGTGATGGTGGCGCACCGGATGCGGACCGTCCAACGCGCCGACCGCGTCGTCTTCCTGGAGGGCGGCCGGATCGTGGAAGAGGGCAGCCATGACGAACTGCTGCTCCGCGGCGGCCGTTACGCCGATTTCTGGAGTATCTCCATGGCAGCCGTGACCGGGGACTGA
- a CDS encoding ABC transporter ATP-binding protein, whose product MKQLLRPYTRSFAAVVILQVIGALAGLAPLLAVVELGRTLLSSGPIDHDHVWNVVIAGAVGLFVRLLLTATSSALGHVLDGRVQLAFRRRLAERLGRVPIGWFSRRRTGELAKVVGEDVSAVHPLIAHAPAELTAAFVVPLASLIYLFSIDWRLTLITLVPVVAAVALVPLMETPARKREQQEFDGGMGRISSSVVEFVQGIAVVKAFGGSRRAHRKFLTAADDFGAIFHRWVRGIARIGAAIQMVLSPPFVLLVVLLGGTPLITSGSLAPADLLPFLLLGLGLTAPIGALSHGFDDLQGAGRALGRIKEVLQEQPLAEPAHPGVPRGHRVELRDVRFGYEDDHEVLRGIDLVLEPGTVTALVGPSGSGKSTLVKLLPRFFDPTHGSIVLGGVDLRELGSRELYRTVSFVFQDVRLLRATIAENIALAVPHADPDDVVRAAKLANIHERILELPRAYESVIGQDAGLSGGEAQRISIARALLADTPVLVLDEATAFADPQTEQAVRRALATLQGDRTVLVIAHRLETVADADTVVMLENGQIVERGRPAELLARGGSFAAFWQSHHSATGGGTETHGGVPQGDERR is encoded by the coding sequence ATGAAGCAGTTGCTGCGCCCGTACACCCGGAGCTTCGCGGCCGTGGTGATACTTCAGGTCATCGGCGCCCTGGCGGGGCTGGCGCCGCTGCTGGCCGTTGTCGAACTGGGGCGGACACTGCTGTCCTCCGGCCCGATCGACCACGACCACGTCTGGAACGTCGTGATCGCCGGTGCGGTGGGCCTGTTCGTCCGTCTGCTGCTCACGGCCACGTCGTCCGCCCTCGGGCATGTCCTGGACGGACGGGTACAACTGGCGTTTCGCCGACGACTCGCCGAGCGGCTGGGACGCGTGCCGATCGGCTGGTTCTCCCGCCGCCGGACCGGTGAACTGGCCAAGGTGGTCGGCGAGGACGTGAGTGCCGTGCACCCGCTCATCGCCCACGCCCCCGCCGAGCTCACCGCCGCTTTCGTGGTCCCCCTCGCGTCGCTGATCTACCTGTTCTCCATCGACTGGCGGCTCACCCTGATCACCCTGGTGCCGGTGGTGGCCGCCGTGGCGCTGGTCCCCCTGATGGAGACCCCGGCCCGAAAGCGCGAACAACAGGAGTTCGACGGCGGCATGGGACGGATCTCGAGTTCCGTCGTCGAGTTCGTGCAGGGCATCGCGGTGGTGAAGGCCTTCGGCGGATCCCGGCGCGCCCACCGCAAGTTCCTCACGGCCGCGGACGACTTCGGCGCCATCTTCCACCGGTGGGTGCGCGGTATCGCCAGGATCGGCGCCGCGATCCAGATGGTGCTGTCGCCCCCGTTCGTGCTGCTGGTCGTCCTGCTCGGCGGTACGCCCCTCATCACGAGTGGCAGTCTGGCCCCGGCCGACCTCCTGCCTTTCCTGCTGCTCGGACTGGGCCTGACCGCCCCGATCGGAGCCCTCAGCCACGGCTTCGACGACCTCCAGGGGGCCGGGCGCGCACTCGGCCGGATCAAGGAGGTGCTCCAGGAGCAGCCTTTGGCGGAGCCCGCGCACCCCGGCGTACCGCGGGGTCACCGGGTCGAACTGCGCGACGTCCGGTTCGGATACGAGGACGATCACGAGGTACTGCGGGGAATCGACCTGGTGCTCGAACCCGGTACGGTCACCGCGCTCGTCGGGCCGTCGGGAAGCGGGAAGTCCACGCTCGTCAAGCTGTTGCCGCGGTTCTTCGACCCGACCCATGGCTCGATCGTCCTGGGCGGTGTCGATCTGCGCGAACTCGGCAGCCGGGAGCTCTACCGGACCGTCTCCTTCGTCTTCCAGGACGTTCGGCTGCTGCGCGCGACGATCGCGGAGAACATCGCCCTGGCCGTCCCCCACGCCGATCCCGACGATGTGGTCCGCGCCGCGAAACTGGCGAACATCCACGAACGGATTCTCGAACTGCCCCGTGCCTACGAGTCGGTGATCGGTCAGGACGCCGGGTTGTCGGGTGGCGAGGCACAGCGGATCTCGATCGCACGCGCACTGCTCGCCGACACTCCGGTGCTCGTGCTCGACGAGGCCACCGCCTTCGCCGATCCGCAGACCGAGCAGGCGGTGCGCCGTGCGCTGGCGACGCTCCAGGGCGATCGGACGGTGCTGGTCATCGCCCACCGGCTCGAGACGGTCGCCGACGCCGACACCGTCGTGATGCTCGAGAACGGGCAGATCGTCGAGCGCGGCCGGCCCGCCGAACTGCTCGCGCGGGGCGGCAGTTTCGCCGCGTTCTGGCAATCCCACCATTCGGCGACGGGCGGCGGGACCGAAACCCACGGTGGCGTACCGCAAGGAGACGAACGTCGATGA
- a CDS encoding Lrp/AsnC family transcriptional regulator: MESHDLDELDLRLVHALQLDGRAPLKHVAEVLGVSDQTVARRYRRLRGNGVMRVLGLPDAARFGHIEWLLRVRCTPDTSGSVAAALARRDDTTWVSLTAGGTEIVCLTRATRRADGASLLLQKLPRTPRVVDISAHYLLHTFFGGPTGWHGRTRALTAEQVELLRPRLPEPPPKGVRVQMREGDSDLFAVLASDGRAGHADLATATGWSESTVRRRMEYLREMGALFFDVEIDSALLGYETEVMFWLTVPPADLVSVAEELSQHPEVGFTAATSGPSNLVAIGVFRDIDAFYDYMSTRIGALKTVNHMETAPVLQSIKRSGRLVPTRSPLFPSR; encoded by the coding sequence ATGGAATCCCATGATCTGGATGAGCTGGACCTCCGCCTCGTGCACGCCCTTCAGCTCGACGGGCGAGCACCGCTGAAGCACGTCGCCGAGGTCCTGGGCGTGTCCGATCAAACCGTGGCGCGACGCTATCGCCGGCTGCGCGGGAACGGGGTGATGCGGGTGCTGGGACTGCCCGACGCCGCCCGCTTCGGCCACATCGAATGGCTCCTGCGGGTCCGCTGCACCCCGGATACCTCGGGCAGTGTCGCCGCCGCACTGGCGCGACGGGACGACACCACCTGGGTGAGTCTCACCGCCGGCGGTACGGAGATCGTGTGTCTCACACGTGCCACGCGTCGTGCGGACGGCGCGTCGCTGTTGCTCCAGAAACTCCCGCGTACCCCCCGGGTGGTCGACATCTCCGCGCACTACCTCCTGCACACCTTCTTCGGGGGGCCCACGGGCTGGCACGGCAGGACCCGGGCCCTGACCGCCGAACAGGTCGAGCTGCTGCGGCCCCGGCTGCCCGAGCCGCCGCCGAAGGGAGTGCGCGTGCAGATGCGCGAGGGCGACAGCGACCTGTTCGCCGTGCTCGCCTCGGACGGCCGGGCCGGTCACGCCGATCTGGCCACCGCCACGGGCTGGTCGGAGTCGACTGTCAGGCGTCGGATGGAGTACCTGCGCGAGATGGGGGCGCTGTTCTTCGACGTCGAGATCGACTCGGCGCTCCTCGGGTACGAGACCGAGGTCATGTTCTGGCTCACGGTGCCGCCGGCGGATCTGGTGAGCGTCGCCGAAGAGCTGTCCCAGCATCCCGAAGTGGGCTTCACGGCAGCCACGTCCGGGCCGTCGAATCTGGTGGCGATCGGCGTGTTCCGGGACATCGACGCGTTCTACGACTACATGAGCACGCGGATCGGCGCGCTGAAGACCGTGAACCACATGGAGACCGCACCGGTGCTCCAGTCGATCAAACGGTCAGGACGTCTTGTTCCGACGAGGAGCCCACTTTTTCCTTCACGATAG
- a CDS encoding MFS transporter yields the protein MRKWWPLAAISLGTFMLLVDVTIVTVALPDMAKDLDTTLADLEWVVDIYALALAALLLGVGSSADRIGRKKVYLSGLVVFTAASLVCAIAPNAGVLIAARAVQGLGAAGMFGTTIALLGMHYSGRERGVAFAVWGAANAVAAAAGPVVGGLLTEYLDWRWIFFVNLPVCLIAVVMTVRVVREAKSAGRQRADVLGTLTFTVASGALTFALIHAHSDGWGAPLTLGMFVLAVVALALFLVVESRHEHPILDLSLFRRPTFTGIMLSGLILQGAAFAYLLFESLWMQTVLGYGPVKAGLYILPMCGAAFVVSTLAGKFGPFPARTTMGGGLALIALGSALQTMLDAGSSADTIVAGLIVSGMGVGLVTPSLAAAALASVPPERGGMAGGAVNTFRQLGFALGIAVFGAIFQFRIESVLRDDGRVNQAHETAVALSGGQAQSIISGSSAGERVGMEHLVREAFASGLNLMLWVAAALGAVASVIAFLTVRLPAGGAEQRAAPTAGGAPAREARADATT from the coding sequence ATGCGTAAATGGTGGCCCTTGGCAGCGATCAGCCTGGGAACCTTCATGCTGCTGGTGGACGTCACGATCGTGACCGTGGCGCTGCCCGACATGGCGAAGGATCTCGACACCACCCTCGCCGACCTCGAGTGGGTCGTCGACATCTACGCCCTGGCCTTGGCGGCCCTGTTGCTCGGGGTGGGCTCCTCCGCCGACCGGATCGGCCGCAAGAAGGTGTACCTCAGCGGACTGGTCGTTTTCACGGCGGCCTCGCTGGTGTGCGCCATCGCCCCGAACGCCGGGGTGCTGATCGCGGCCAGGGCGGTCCAGGGGCTCGGCGCCGCGGGCATGTTCGGTACGACGATCGCCCTGCTGGGCATGCACTACAGCGGCCGGGAACGCGGCGTCGCCTTCGCCGTGTGGGGTGCCGCCAACGCCGTCGCGGCGGCGGCCGGCCCGGTGGTCGGCGGTCTGCTCACCGAATACCTCGACTGGCGCTGGATCTTCTTCGTCAACCTGCCGGTCTGTCTGATCGCCGTCGTGATGACCGTGCGTGTCGTGCGCGAGGCGAAGTCCGCGGGCAGGCAGCGCGCGGACGTCCTCGGCACCCTCACCTTCACCGTGGCGAGCGGCGCGCTCACCTTCGCGTTGATCCACGCCCACTCCGACGGCTGGGGCGCGCCCCTCACGCTCGGCATGTTCGTACTCGCCGTGGTCGCGCTGGCACTCTTCCTCGTGGTCGAGTCGAGGCACGAGCACCCGATCCTCGACCTGTCCCTGTTCCGCAGGCCGACGTTCACCGGCATCATGCTCAGCGGACTGATCCTCCAGGGCGCGGCGTTCGCCTACCTGCTGTTCGAGTCACTGTGGATGCAGACCGTCCTGGGCTACGGGCCCGTCAAGGCGGGCCTCTACATCCTGCCCATGTGCGGTGCCGCGTTCGTGGTCTCGACGCTGGCAGGCAAGTTCGGCCCGTTCCCGGCCCGGACGACCATGGGAGGGGGGCTGGCGCTGATCGCTCTCGGCTCCGCGCTCCAGACGATGCTCGACGCGGGATCCTCGGCCGACACCATCGTGGCCGGGCTCATCGTGTCCGGTATGGGCGTCGGCCTGGTGACGCCGAGCCTGGCGGCGGCGGCGCTGGCCTCCGTGCCGCCCGAGCGCGGAGGCATGGCGGGCGGCGCGGTCAACACGTTCCGGCAGCTGGGCTTCGCGCTGGGCATCGCGGTATTCGGCGCGATCTTCCAGTTCCGGATCGAGAGCGTGCTCCGGGACGACGGCCGGGTGAACCAGGCGCACGAGACGGCCGTCGCGCTCAGTGGCGGACAGGCCCAGTCGATCATCTCGGGCTCCTCGGCCGGTGAACGCGTCGGGATGGAACATCTGGTGCGCGAGGCGTTCGCGTCCGGCCTGAACCTCATGCTCTGGGTGGCCGCCGCCCTCGGAGCGGTGGCCTCGGTGATCGCCTTCCTGACGGTCCGCCTGCCGGCGGGCGGCGCCGAGCAGCGGGCGGCGCCGACCGCCGGGGGCGCACCGGCGCGGGAGGCGCGGGCCGACGCCACGACGTAA
- a CDS encoding AfsR/SARP family transcriptional regulator, protein MAEKPKTVLAALLLAGNRVVSDAYLREVTWGPTPPATVDQQLFTYVSRLRKLLSPGATILRRRPGYQLVRADAGLDHAEFERLAGLGNDALKAHRHAEASEHLATALALWHGPTLAGVTEHLSRVELPRLEEARMAALEGRVAADLALGRHDALVSELVGLVEAHPLRERLRAQLMTALYRVGRQADALAEYQRGRKILAEELGVDPSSALTDVFQSILSGDPGLTAPTALPQEIRVQARPWVRPAMLPPGVADFTGREPQLRELCGLLRDDRAGAAPVVVTGAAGVGKSALAVHVGRRCLDAFPDGQLYADLDGSQDRPRDPFDVLEWFLQTLCEPRAPIPRTLEARTQLYRSVLAAHRVLIVLDNAHYERQVRPLLPGAGGSRVIVTTRSRFTALEGARSLELNVFERAEALGLLSRVVGSGRVAAEHEVADSLVAQCGRLPIAVRVVAGRLAAKPHWPLAEMVRRLADGDRRPLDELRLADIDVRSSLRSSYLHLAAEARTALWRLSLLHTAEIPGWLAVVVLETGKEEADDLLETLVDARLLEVCETERTGRLRYRMPPVIRLFAHECALAESSTAERRRTVDRALTAWLMRARAAGRALADGRQVAAGSALLWFDTEKSGLVSAFRQAVADGHDTTARSLARTLTELRGLSGAAAGRGAAPQPVSSPQALTRV, encoded by the coding sequence ATGGCGGAGAAACCGAAGACAGTACTCGCCGCGCTTCTCCTGGCCGGCAACCGCGTCGTCTCCGACGCGTACCTGCGTGAGGTCACCTGGGGGCCGACGCCACCCGCCACGGTCGATCAGCAGCTCTTCACGTATGTCTCACGGCTGCGCAAACTGCTGTCCCCCGGAGCGACCATCCTGCGCCGTCGGCCGGGCTACCAGCTCGTGCGGGCCGACGCGGGCCTGGACCACGCCGAGTTCGAGCGCCTGGCCGGGCTCGGCAACGACGCGTTGAAGGCGCACCGTCACGCCGAGGCCTCCGAGCACCTGGCCACGGCACTCGCGCTGTGGCACGGCCCCACGCTCGCCGGCGTGACGGAACACCTGAGCCGGGTCGAACTCCCCCGGCTCGAAGAGGCGCGCATGGCCGCACTGGAGGGTCGTGTCGCCGCCGACCTCGCTCTCGGCCGCCACGACGCGCTCGTGTCCGAACTCGTCGGCCTGGTGGAGGCCCACCCGCTGCGGGAGCGGCTGCGCGCCCAGTTGATGACCGCGCTCTACCGCGTCGGCCGGCAGGCCGACGCCCTGGCCGAGTACCAGCGCGGACGGAAGATCCTCGCCGAGGAACTGGGCGTCGATCCCAGTTCGGCGCTCACCGACGTCTTCCAGTCCATCCTGTCCGGGGACCCGGGGCTCACCGCACCCACCGCCCTTCCCCAGGAGATCCGCGTCCAGGCCCGGCCGTGGGTGCGGCCGGCCATGCTGCCTCCGGGCGTCGCCGACTTCACGGGACGCGAGCCCCAGTTGCGCGAGTTGTGCGGCTTGCTGCGCGACGACCGTGCCGGGGCGGCGCCGGTCGTGGTCACCGGCGCCGCCGGCGTGGGCAAGAGCGCGCTGGCCGTGCACGTCGGACGCCGGTGTCTGGACGCCTTCCCCGACGGCCAGTTATACGCGGACCTGGACGGGTCGCAGGACCGCCCGAGGGATCCCTTCGACGTGCTCGAGTGGTTCCTGCAGACGCTCTGCGAGCCCAGGGCACCGATCCCCCGGACGCTGGAGGCACGCACCCAGCTCTACCGCAGTGTGCTCGCCGCGCATCGTGTCCTGATCGTCCTGGACAACGCCCACTACGAGCGGCAGGTGCGGCCGCTGCTTCCGGGAGCCGGGGGCAGCCGGGTGATCGTGACGACCCGGTCGCGTTTCACGGCTCTCGAGGGGGCGCGGTCGCTGGAGCTGAACGTCTTCGAACGGGCCGAGGCGCTCGGCCTCCTGTCCCGCGTGGTCGGCTCCGGCCGGGTCGCGGCGGAGCACGAGGTGGCCGACTCGCTGGTGGCCCAATGCGGACGGCTGCCGATCGCGGTGCGTGTGGTGGCCGGCCGGCTGGCCGCCAAACCCCATTGGCCGCTGGCCGAGATGGTACGCAGGCTGGCCGACGGCGACCGGCGACCGCTCGACGAGCTGCGCCTCGCCGACATCGACGTGCGGAGCTCGCTGCGCTCGAGCTACCTGCATCTTGCCGCCGAGGCCAGGACGGCACTGTGGCGGCTGTCGCTGCTGCACACCGCGGAGATACCCGGCTGGCTGGCGGTCGTCGTACTGGAGACCGGCAAGGAGGAGGCGGACGACCTCCTGGAAACCCTGGTCGACGCCCGGCTGCTGGAGGTGTGCGAGACGGAGCGCACAGGGCGGCTGCGCTATCGGATGCCACCCGTGATCCGCCTGTTCGCGCACGAGTGCGCACTGGCCGAGAGCAGCACCGCCGAACGTCGCAGGACTGTCGACCGGGCGCTCACCGCGTGGCTGATGCGGGCCCGCGCCGCCGGCCGTGCCCTGGCCGACGGGCGTCAGGTGGCTGCGGGCAGCGCCCTGCTCTGGTTCGACACCGAGAAGAGCGGGCTCGTCTCGGCGTTCCGGCAGGCCGTCGCCGACGGGCACGACACCACGGCCCGCTCGCTCGCCCGTACCCTCACCGAACTGCGCGGACTCAGTGGTGCGGCGGCCGGCCGCGGCGCCGCCCCGCAACCCGTCTCCTCGCCTCAGGCCCTGACCAGAGTCTGA